From the genome of Streptomyces sp. NBC_01116, one region includes:
- a CDS encoding KedN5 family methylcobalamin-dependent radical SAM C-methyltransferase, translating into MQQGAWDMPKESMPLAAGYLTAAARADPVVGPEFEVGIQNFRGGASLGSMARTIFSGVVPDVLAFSVLGWNLNQFGALAETYKSVRPDGLVVFGGTHVAHQAERVFRRFPEVDVVANGEGEFTFRDLLRAVLEEKSPHDLAQVPGISYRDEEGTIHTTAEAPRIDDLDIIPSPFLTGAIPLLDHHGRFPYDVALMETNRGCPYKCSFCYWGGAVGQRMRDFSRERLRAELDLFGYHRIPTVVLCDSNFGMRQQDAEFVEDLVRTREKYGFPQSLETSWAKNKSKTFHNIIRRMKAEGFQSSFTVALQTLDDTALRDMGRSNMRLNEWKELAAWLAAEGLDAYAELIWGAPGETVDSFLTGYDRLSAHVSRIAVYPLLLLPNTSYAENREEHGFVTVRGDNDDFEYVLAHRTVTVAENTMMQRFMFWARMLSENMYFRHIWVPLRELAGLTQSAVLLILSDWFQDSADPAVAELLGHGREFTDSGLVVESLHKLYADPRFAPVFQRWWDEAILPKVPERHRPLLNEIFRYDGATRPIYSGAGAEDAEVRSIDGLPHYVRSGLRFQYAMPHVLDAIRASRPFDDEPSPVELTLAHRVGFDDYLDNHELATYYAGRCLEIR; encoded by the coding sequence GTGCAACAGGGCGCCTGGGACATGCCCAAGGAGTCGATGCCGCTCGCCGCCGGTTATCTGACGGCCGCGGCCCGGGCCGATCCCGTGGTGGGACCCGAGTTCGAGGTGGGAATCCAGAACTTCCGCGGTGGAGCATCGCTCGGCTCGATGGCACGCACGATCTTCTCCGGGGTCGTGCCGGACGTGCTGGCGTTCTCGGTCCTCGGCTGGAACCTCAACCAGTTCGGCGCGCTCGCCGAGACCTACAAGTCGGTGCGCCCGGACGGCTTGGTCGTCTTCGGCGGAACGCACGTCGCCCACCAGGCGGAACGCGTCTTCCGACGCTTCCCCGAGGTCGACGTCGTCGCCAACGGCGAGGGCGAGTTCACCTTCCGCGACCTGCTGCGCGCCGTCCTGGAGGAGAAGTCGCCGCACGATCTCGCGCAGGTGCCGGGAATCTCCTACCGCGACGAGGAAGGCACGATCCACACCACGGCCGAGGCGCCGCGCATCGACGACCTGGACATCATTCCGTCGCCGTTTCTCACCGGGGCCATCCCGCTGCTCGACCACCATGGCCGGTTCCCCTACGACGTGGCGCTGATGGAGACCAACCGCGGCTGTCCGTACAAGTGCTCGTTCTGCTACTGGGGTGGCGCGGTCGGCCAGAGGATGCGCGACTTCTCCCGCGAGCGGCTGCGCGCGGAACTCGACCTCTTCGGCTACCACCGGATTCCGACGGTGGTGCTGTGCGACTCGAACTTCGGCATGCGCCAGCAGGACGCGGAGTTCGTCGAGGACCTCGTCAGGACACGCGAGAAGTACGGGTTCCCGCAGTCGTTGGAGACGTCGTGGGCGAAGAACAAGTCCAAGACGTTCCACAACATCATCCGTCGGATGAAGGCCGAGGGGTTCCAGAGCTCGTTCACCGTGGCGCTGCAGACACTGGACGACACGGCCCTGCGTGACATGGGCAGAAGCAACATGCGGCTCAACGAGTGGAAGGAGCTGGCGGCCTGGCTCGCGGCGGAGGGGCTCGACGCCTACGCGGAGCTGATCTGGGGCGCGCCCGGTGAGACGGTCGACTCCTTCCTGACGGGCTACGACCGGCTGTCCGCACACGTGTCACGCATCGCCGTCTACCCCCTGTTGCTGCTGCCCAACACGAGCTACGCGGAGAACCGCGAGGAGCACGGCTTCGTCACCGTGCGCGGCGACAACGACGACTTCGAGTACGTACTCGCCCACCGCACCGTCACGGTCGCGGAGAACACCATGATGCAGCGGTTCATGTTCTGGGCCCGGATGCTGAGCGAGAACATGTACTTCCGGCACATCTGGGTGCCACTGCGGGAGCTCGCCGGGCTCACCCAGAGCGCCGTACTGCTGATCCTGTCGGACTGGTTCCAGGACTCGGCCGATCCCGCCGTGGCCGAGCTGCTCGGCCACGGCCGCGAGTTCACCGACTCCGGCCTGGTCGTCGAGTCGCTCCACAAGCTCTACGCCGACCCGCGGTTCGCGCCGGTCTTCCAGCGGTGGTGGGACGAGGCGATCCTGCCGAAGGTGCCCGAGCGGCACAGGCCGCTGCTGAACGAGATCTTCCGCTACGACGGTGCGACCCGCCCGATCTACTCCGGAGCGGGTGCCGAGGACGCCGAGGTGCGCAGCATCGACGGTCTGCCGCACTACGTCCGCAGCGGCCTGCGGTTCCAGTACGCGATGCCCCACGTTCTCGACGCCATCCGGGCGAGCCGGCCGTTCGACGACGAGCCGTCGCCGGTCGAACTGACGCTCGCGCATCGCGTCGGGTTCGACGACTACCTCGACAACCACGAACTCGCGACCTACTACGCGGGCCGCTGCCTGGAGATCAGGTAG
- a CDS encoding MbtH family protein, with the protein MAETTNPFDDDNAPFRVLRNDEDQHSLWPEFAPVPAGWHVVHGPDGRAACLAYVEEHWTDLRPASLRRAMDDATG; encoded by the coding sequence ATGGCTGAGACGACCAACCCGTTCGACGACGACAACGCACCGTTCCGGGTGCTGCGCAACGACGAGGACCAGCACTCGCTGTGGCCGGAGTTCGCTCCGGTGCCCGCCGGGTGGCACGTGGTGCACGGCCCGGACGGCCGGGCGGCGTGCCTGGCCTACGTCGAGGAGCACTGGACCGATCTGCGTCCGGCCTCCCTGCGCCGCGCCATGGACGACGCGACCGGGTGA
- a CDS encoding DUF6027 family protein has translation MDGDMDDLAYDATGTPAVRLRQWERCWAPDDPHANFKAEVVDYGLLDPLETVRGMSRNLDIPVGAIVRYVLAKWATGGSGGLLELGPVMVPRLWEPIAAAEEADSDEQRLAAYHQLRQMISWLKVPLDDPTVYPAQ, from the coding sequence ATGGATGGCGACATGGATGACCTGGCCTACGACGCGACCGGTACGCCGGCGGTTCGGCTGCGCCAGTGGGAACGGTGCTGGGCACCGGACGACCCGCACGCCAACTTCAAGGCCGAGGTGGTCGACTACGGGCTCCTCGATCCGCTGGAGACCGTGCGCGGCATGTCCCGGAACCTGGACATCCCGGTCGGCGCGATCGTCCGGTACGTGCTGGCGAAGTGGGCCACCGGCGGCAGCGGCGGCCTGCTCGAACTCGGGCCGGTGATGGTGCCGCGCCTGTGGGAGCCGATCGCGGCGGCGGAGGAGGCCGATTCCGACGAGCAGCGGCTCGCGGCGTACCACCAGCTCCGGCAGATGATCTCCTGGCTGAAGGTGCCGCTGGACGACCCCACGGTGTACCCGGCCCAGTGA
- a CDS encoding dimethylarginine dimethylaminohydrolase family protein — protein sequence MDEVAAGEVWAPCGYRSETAALRSVLLVRPPDSIAAVRRPGASLMLGPVDLPAMRAQCDALADRLRDNGVEVHLTSPEATPNAVFARDLFWMTPAGAVLARMASAQRAGEERHAALALAGAGFPILRTVSGTAVFEGADALWIDPSTVLVGTGFRTNAAGAAEVASAVAGLGARVVTVPLVPGVQHLLGTVVFLDASTAVIHRAASPPELVTLLRAHGYRVLALPPDEELLVRRGMNLLVLAPGRVLMPAGCPGIRRTLERAGVDVDEIDIGAYLRAAGGIGCVTGVVRREH from the coding sequence GTGGACGAAGTCGCGGCCGGGGAGGTGTGGGCGCCGTGCGGGTACCGGTCGGAGACGGCCGCGCTGCGGTCGGTGCTGCTGGTCCGCCCGCCGGACAGCATCGCCGCGGTGCGACGGCCGGGGGCCTCGCTCATGCTCGGGCCGGTGGATCTCCCGGCGATGCGGGCGCAGTGCGACGCGCTGGCCGACCGCTTGCGGGACAACGGGGTCGAGGTACACCTGACGTCCCCCGAGGCGACGCCGAACGCGGTGTTCGCGCGGGACCTGTTCTGGATGACCCCGGCCGGGGCGGTGCTGGCGCGGATGGCGTCGGCGCAGCGTGCCGGCGAGGAACGGCATGCCGCGCTCGCGCTGGCCGGGGCCGGGTTCCCGATCCTGCGCACGGTGTCCGGCACCGCCGTGTTCGAGGGCGCCGACGCGCTGTGGATCGACCCGTCGACGGTGCTCGTCGGCACCGGATTCCGTACGAACGCGGCCGGCGCCGCCGAGGTCGCCTCGGCGGTCGCGGGGCTGGGGGCGCGGGTGGTGACGGTGCCGCTGGTGCCGGGCGTCCAGCACCTGCTGGGGACCGTGGTGTTCCTCGACGCGTCCACCGCCGTCATCCACCGGGCGGCGAGCCCACCGGAGTTGGTGACGCTGCTCCGCGCGCACGGCTATCGGGTGCTCGCGCTGCCGCCGGACGAGGAACTGCTGGTGCGGCGCGGGATGAACCTGCTGGTGCTCGCGCCGGGGCGGGTGCTGATGCCCGCGGGCTGCCCGGGAATCCGCCGGACGCTGGAGCGGGCGGGCGTGGACGTCGACGAGATCGACATCGGCGCGTACCTGCGGGCGGCCGGCGGGATCGGCTGTGTGACCGGGGTGGTGCGCCGTGAACACTGA
- a CDS encoding sulfotransferase — protein MPSRAVDRPVAEVVRGLEVLRPLRGTPVPHFRTKVRDLVVVASSSRGGSSMLAELLRSSPHLLHLRGELNPLLRLAGLDHPHSGTGSDALDAAHWHGLPPGARELFEAELSLDAGSPGTGVENLAVDAAWRLVVQWPGRGLDPVGLVRTAEAVLDRDLPRFARALIGRAGVNPWYYDLPGQPPGPRPAGPPGDVLLEEPPFVLPRPWRPADAYDLATKPLVIKTPGNAYRLGFLRAVFPHARLRVLHLTRNPAASINGLVDGWLHHGFHAYRLDEPLRIAGYADVRPADRHWWKFDLPPGWPAYTAAALPRVCAHQWWSSHRAVLAHGADHTVRFEDLISGPRERADAVERIADWLGIPYDGPLKRAATDGIAATVSTAAPRPGRWRAREGEVRSALSADVLAMAERLGYARDDHWI, from the coding sequence ATGCCTAGCCGCGCCGTGGACCGCCCGGTCGCCGAGGTCGTGCGCGGGCTGGAGGTCCTGCGGCCGCTGCGGGGCACGCCGGTGCCGCACTTCCGCACGAAGGTGCGCGATCTCGTCGTGGTCGCGTCGAGCTCGCGGGGCGGGTCGAGCATGCTCGCCGAGCTGCTGCGGTCCTCGCCGCACCTGCTGCACCTGCGCGGTGAGCTGAATCCGTTGCTGAGGCTGGCCGGCCTCGACCACCCGCACAGCGGGACCGGGTCCGACGCGCTGGACGCGGCGCACTGGCACGGGCTGCCACCGGGGGCGCGGGAACTGTTCGAGGCCGAACTGTCCCTGGACGCGGGCTCTCCCGGTACCGGCGTGGAGAACCTGGCGGTGGACGCGGCGTGGCGGCTGGTCGTGCAGTGGCCGGGGCGGGGCCTCGACCCCGTCGGCCTGGTGCGGACCGCCGAGGCGGTACTGGACCGTGATCTCCCCCGGTTCGCGCGGGCGCTGATCGGCAGGGCCGGCGTGAACCCGTGGTACTACGACCTTCCGGGGCAGCCACCGGGACCACGGCCGGCCGGGCCGCCCGGTGACGTGCTGCTCGAAGAGCCGCCCTTCGTCCTCCCCCGGCCGTGGCGGCCCGCGGACGCCTACGACCTCGCCACGAAACCACTGGTGATCAAGACGCCGGGCAACGCCTACCGGCTCGGTTTCCTGCGGGCCGTCTTCCCCCACGCGCGTCTGCGGGTCCTGCACCTGACCAGGAACCCCGCCGCGTCGATCAACGGCCTGGTCGACGGGTGGCTGCACCACGGGTTCCACGCGTACCGGCTGGACGAACCGCTGCGCATCGCCGGATACGCCGACGTACGGCCGGCCGACCGGCACTGGTGGAAGTTCGACCTGCCACCCGGCTGGCCCGCGTACACCGCCGCCGCCCTGCCCCGGGTCTGCGCCCACCAGTGGTGGTCGAGCCACCGGGCGGTGCTCGCGCACGGGGCGGATCACACGGTGCGGTTCGAGGACCTGATCAGCGGTCCGCGGGAGCGCGCGGACGCCGTCGAGCGGATCGCGGACTGGCTGGGGATCCCGTACGACGGGCCGCTGAAGCGCGCCGCGACCGACGGTATCGCCGCCACCGTGTCCACCGCCGCACCACGCCCCGGGCGGTGGCGGGCGCGGGAGGGGGAAGTCAGGTCCGCGCTGAGCGCCGACGTACTCGCGATGGCGGAGAGGCTCGGTTATGCCCGTGACGACCACTGGATCTGA
- a CDS encoding methyltransferase domain-containing protein, whose translation MTTDYNAEAITVHSGLEAVRRNPSMYVGSTGSDGAHHLVLELVDNAVDEAAAWHCGTISVELHDDGSCSVTDDGRGIPTDPHPETGIPACELVLTTLHSGGKFDRSSYATSAGLHGVGLACVNALSEWLRLDVWRDGAHHSESFARGSVETPLGRVGDSGRRGTRVRFRPDPEIFSSCVLDADLLHARLLDIAYLHPGLRVELVDHRTGRNESLCEMTGVRGLLAHRARDAEKVHAEPTVITWVGDGCVIDAAVQWTEGYAEQIFAYVNTIRTDLGGSHVDALRGALAGVVADHLGPAADRMTVVDILEGLTAVIAIRIPDARFDGQTKRTLRNDEAGARVFDVVTEQARRALAADPELARRIAERAVDASRARLAARLAGRTARSRTRAVEVDYAVYQRQFGIRSKDWHDSCAWLTDEDLLGKHAELCAVPPDARMLDVCCGSGVVGGAFRGRVGETVGLDLTPEMTALAADRLDVVHQGTVYDLPFPDASFDLVVTREVLHLLPRPERPVSEIFRVLRPGGQFIVGQIVPYADVDAFWMFRVFKKKQPLLFQMFREEDFRALLTGGGFTDVRMEEYFLWESIDRWIDTHETTPAKRQEIYRLYYDAPREVRDVHPFEVLPDGSVRDRWRWCVYSVRKPDHA comes from the coding sequence ATGACCACCGACTACAACGCCGAGGCGATCACCGTCCACTCCGGGCTGGAGGCGGTGCGCCGCAACCCGTCGATGTACGTCGGTTCGACCGGCTCCGACGGCGCCCACCACCTGGTGCTCGAACTGGTCGACAACGCCGTGGACGAGGCCGCCGCCTGGCACTGCGGCACGATCTCGGTGGAGCTGCACGACGACGGCTCCTGCTCGGTCACCGACGACGGCCGGGGCATCCCCACCGACCCGCACCCGGAGACCGGGATCCCGGCGTGCGAGCTCGTGCTCACCACGCTGCACTCGGGGGGCAAGTTCGACCGCTCCTCGTACGCGACCTCTGCCGGGCTGCACGGTGTCGGCCTGGCCTGCGTGAACGCGTTGTCGGAGTGGTTGCGGCTGGACGTGTGGCGCGACGGCGCGCACCACAGCGAGTCGTTCGCCCGGGGCTCGGTCGAGACCCCGCTGGGGCGGGTCGGCGACAGCGGCCGCCGCGGCACCCGGGTGCGGTTCCGCCCGGACCCGGAGATCTTCTCCTCCTGTGTGCTCGACGCGGACCTGCTGCACGCCCGGCTGCTCGACATCGCGTACCTGCACCCGGGCCTGCGGGTCGAACTCGTCGACCACCGCACCGGGCGGAACGAGTCGCTGTGCGAGATGACCGGGGTGCGGGGCCTGCTCGCCCACCGCGCCCGCGACGCCGAGAAGGTGCACGCCGAGCCGACCGTCATCACCTGGGTCGGGGACGGGTGCGTGATCGACGCAGCCGTCCAGTGGACCGAGGGGTACGCGGAGCAGATCTTCGCTTACGTCAACACCATCCGGACCGACCTGGGCGGGTCCCATGTGGACGCCCTGCGCGGCGCGCTGGCCGGGGTGGTGGCCGACCATCTCGGCCCCGCCGCGGACAGGATGACCGTGGTCGACATCCTGGAGGGGCTGACCGCGGTGATCGCGATCCGGATCCCGGACGCGCGGTTCGACGGCCAGACCAAGCGCACCCTGCGCAACGACGAGGCGGGCGCCCGCGTGTTCGACGTCGTCACCGAGCAGGCGCGGCGGGCGCTGGCGGCCGACCCGGAGCTGGCCCGCCGCATCGCCGAACGGGCCGTCGACGCGAGCCGGGCCCGGCTCGCCGCGCGGCTGGCCGGGCGGACGGCCCGCTCCCGGACCCGGGCCGTCGAGGTCGACTACGCGGTCTACCAGCGGCAGTTCGGGATCCGCTCGAAGGACTGGCACGACTCGTGCGCCTGGCTCACGGACGAGGACCTGCTCGGCAAGCACGCGGAGTTGTGCGCGGTGCCGCCGGACGCGCGGATGCTGGACGTGTGCTGTGGCAGCGGTGTCGTCGGCGGCGCGTTCCGCGGCCGGGTCGGCGAGACGGTCGGGCTGGACCTCACCCCGGAGATGACCGCGCTCGCCGCCGACCGGCTGGACGTCGTACACCAGGGCACCGTCTACGACCTGCCGTTCCCCGACGCCAGTTTCGACCTCGTGGTCACCCGGGAGGTACTGCATCTGCTGCCCCGGCCGGAGCGGCCGGTGTCGGAGATCTTCCGTGTGCTGCGACCGGGCGGGCAGTTCATCGTCGGGCAGATCGTGCCGTACGCGGACGTGGACGCGTTCTGGATGTTCCGCGTGTTCAAGAAGAAGCAGCCACTGCTCTTCCAGATGTTCCGCGAGGAGGACTTCCGGGCGTTGCTCACCGGCGGCGGGTTCACCGACGTGCGGATGGAGGAGTACTTCCTGTGGGAGTCGATCGACCGGTGGATCGACACCCACGAGACGACACCGGCGAAGCGGCAGGAGATCTACCGCCTCTACTACGACGCTCCGCGCGAGGTCCGCGACGTACACCCGTTCGAGGTACTGCCGGACGGCTCGGTGCGGGACCGGTGGCGGTGGTGCGTGTACTCGGTGCGGAAACCCGATCATGCCTAG
- a CDS encoding rubrerythrin family protein produces MEPDQSPADGVRAAFLAEAATAARYTYFAQVAGIEGHTEAARVFGELAESVACAAHGHLDVLGDLLGGDDPGSGLVPGDTRGNLASAISGDLGAATERYPGLAARAHLDGVADLASWLETLCTLKKTHVDRLERALTGLTEPRSAGNGAP; encoded by the coding sequence ATGGAACCGGACCAGTCCCCCGCCGACGGCGTGCGGGCCGCGTTCCTCGCCGAGGCGGCCACCGCGGCGCGGTACACCTACTTCGCGCAGGTCGCCGGGATCGAGGGTCACACCGAGGCGGCCCGGGTGTTCGGAGAGCTCGCCGAGAGCGTGGCCTGCGCCGCCCACGGTCATCTGGATGTGCTGGGCGACCTGCTGGGCGGCGACGATCCGGGCTCCGGCCTCGTGCCCGGCGACACCCGCGGCAATCTCGCCTCGGCGATCAGCGGCGACCTCGGGGCGGCCACGGAACGCTACCCCGGCCTGGCGGCGCGGGCGCACCTGGACGGCGTGGCCGATCTGGCGAGCTGGCTGGAGACGCTGTGCACGTTGAAGAAGACGCACGTGGACCGGCTGGAGCGGGCCCTCACCGGGCTGACCGAGCCGCGGTCCGCCGGGAACGGAGCACCATGA
- a CDS encoding class I SAM-dependent methyltransferase yields the protein MNETAHVRTHFADRAGTYDRSSSWCTDGALGELMLSAAAPRPGDAILDVACGTGLVSRLFAGRGRRLVGVDITPEMAVRARDVLDELVIAPAEELPFGDGTFDVVVCRQGLQFMTLPDAVREMVRVTRPGGRIVLAHLCAYGADDLDEYVEILRLRNPARRHFFRPGDVETLLVGAGCDPVRSERYVSVEDVDVWSDNGAIGEDAREAIRDRYTRASPAFRARHAVAGTDGRLTDRMLFVVASGTRV from the coding sequence ATGAACGAAACGGCACACGTCCGCACGCACTTCGCCGACCGTGCGGGCACCTACGACCGGTCCAGTTCGTGGTGCACCGACGGCGCGCTCGGCGAGCTGATGCTGTCCGCGGCCGCGCCCCGGCCGGGCGACGCGATCCTCGACGTGGCCTGCGGCACCGGACTGGTGTCGAGGCTGTTCGCCGGACGGGGGCGGCGGCTCGTCGGCGTGGACATCACGCCGGAGATGGCCGTGCGGGCGCGCGACGTACTGGACGAGCTGGTGATCGCCCCGGCGGAGGAACTGCCGTTCGGTGACGGCACGTTCGACGTCGTGGTGTGCCGTCAGGGGCTCCAGTTCATGACGCTGCCGGACGCGGTGCGGGAGATGGTGCGGGTGACCCGGCCGGGCGGCCGGATCGTACTGGCCCACCTGTGCGCCTACGGGGCCGACGACCTCGACGAGTACGTCGAGATCCTGCGGCTGCGCAATCCGGCCCGGCGGCACTTCTTCCGGCCCGGCGATGTCGAGACCCTGCTCGTCGGCGCGGGGTGCGACCCGGTGCGGTCGGAGCGGTACGTGTCGGTGGAGGACGTGGACGTGTGGTCGGACAACGGCGCGATCGGCGAGGACGCCCGGGAGGCCATCCGGGACCGCTACACAAGGGCCTCACCCGCCTTCCGCGCACGGCACGCGGTGGCCGGGACGGACGGGCGGCTCACCGACCGGATGCTGTTCGTCGTCGCCTCGGGAACGAGGGTCTGA
- a CDS encoding sulfotransferase, with translation MSRQDGPILIIGTERSGSNLLRLVLDAHARIAVPHPPHFMRYLSGIPYDGDVDAMVGDAMRLLRDHIHPWPHVIDRAAVTRAAGPSLFGVVSAIYDQYRVAEGAARWGCKSTFMVEHVDEVLDQLPDARFLWLVRDPRDVVASAKRAVFGHCHPYRMALRWAAEQELARAALERWGPSVVHLVRYEDLVSAPEREIRAICDFVGEAFEPAMLAHHLSGNARVTASLSASWRTAGDPITTARIGAHRRGLSDRERRQVESVTARAMETLRYPFDRASLDEPAPGPLGVALRGFALRLAVEARSLRTDRNHFRRWRRDATVHRLRRRAKQRRAPVPAGESR, from the coding sequence GTGTCCCGCCAGGACGGCCCGATCCTGATCATCGGGACCGAACGCTCCGGGTCGAACCTGCTGCGGCTGGTGCTCGACGCGCACGCGCGGATCGCGGTCCCGCACCCGCCGCACTTCATGCGGTACCTGTCCGGCATCCCGTACGACGGTGACGTCGACGCGATGGTGGGCGACGCGATGCGGTTGCTGCGCGACCACATCCACCCGTGGCCGCACGTGATCGACCGGGCCGCGGTGACCCGGGCGGCCGGCCCGTCGCTGTTCGGGGTGGTGTCGGCGATCTACGACCAGTACCGCGTCGCGGAGGGCGCGGCCCGGTGGGGGTGCAAGAGCACGTTCATGGTCGAGCACGTCGACGAGGTGCTCGACCAACTCCCCGACGCGCGGTTCCTGTGGCTGGTGCGCGATCCCCGCGATGTGGTCGCGTCGGCGAAGCGGGCCGTGTTCGGCCACTGCCACCCGTACCGCATGGCGCTGCGGTGGGCGGCCGAACAGGAGCTGGCCCGCGCGGCCCTGGAGCGGTGGGGGCCGTCGGTGGTGCACCTGGTGCGGTACGAGGACCTGGTGTCCGCGCCCGAACGGGAGATCCGGGCGATCTGCGACTTCGTCGGTGAGGCGTTCGAGCCGGCGATGCTGGCGCACCATCTCAGCGGCAACGCCCGGGTGACCGCGTCGCTGTCGGCGTCCTGGCGCACGGCGGGCGACCCGATCACCACGGCCCGGATCGGCGCCCACCGGCGGGGCCTGTCCGACCGGGAGCGGCGGCAGGTGGAGAGCGTGACCGCGCGGGCGATGGAGACGCTTCGCTACCCGTTCGACCGGGCCTCGCTGGACGAACCGGCTCCCGGCCCGCTCGGCGTCGCGCTGCGCGGGTTCGCGCTGCGGCTCGCGGTGGAGGCGCGATCGCTGCGCACGGACCGCAACCACTTCCGGCGGTGGCGGCGCGACGCCACCGTCCACCGACTGCGCCGCCGCGCGAAGCAGCGCCGCGCCCCGGTTCCGGCAGGAGAGAGCAGATGA
- a CDS encoding radical SAM protein: MARKLSLALELYADANGTVDQRYIEQMRNQDAEPVPVDPVLPRFTLVVGPSPFTMPRGWEFFLTSPYEGATYISTVLHNAGYPVRIVDVRFTPNPLQAAYEQIIEGTDVLGVCTFEDNFPFCRALMAMVRASHPDIPIICGGSLVTSVPSIFMSDTDCDIAVISEGEITILELMESYTRGSWQRDLPTVKGICYRDEKGNARRTAARGQMMDLDALPRMRLDLWPQSRSPLGMQPQVIASYSRGCKMDCSFCYRTTPQVRAKSPEKMDRDLDWLKTQYGVEFCFFVDLTFSSHRGQTIEMCDVISQHDLRWTCLTRCADMDVPRIDAMREAGADIILYGVESLGREVLREARKGSSENLTVRAMRTTFEGGVRFGSLLIVGLPNETEESLSDMVRFAEQYNHVTRVKYLSAMPGTTVYQDAVRNKVIRTEIDHLNWLSVEQALHEDEFLNVSGLPEQVCRDAYKRVYDAYQPGPVMDFRHWPEHFQYFHPQPADGTERSTSYAGTGWRAEWSSAAAPLVPGSEQYTLDKVADPEVAAVGSTLMDCGAKKLAVGG; encoded by the coding sequence ATGGCGCGCAAGTTGTCCCTGGCCCTGGAGCTGTATGCCGACGCGAACGGCACCGTCGACCAGCGCTACATCGAGCAGATGCGCAACCAGGACGCCGAACCCGTGCCGGTCGATCCCGTGCTGCCGAGGTTCACCCTCGTCGTCGGGCCCTCGCCGTTCACTATGCCGCGCGGCTGGGAGTTCTTCCTCACCTCGCCCTACGAGGGCGCGACGTACATCTCGACCGTGCTCCACAACGCCGGCTATCCGGTGCGCATCGTCGACGTCCGCTTCACCCCGAACCCGCTGCAGGCGGCGTACGAGCAGATCATCGAAGGCACCGACGTGCTCGGCGTGTGCACGTTCGAGGACAACTTCCCGTTCTGCCGCGCCCTGATGGCGATGGTCCGCGCCTCGCACCCGGACATACCGATCATCTGCGGCGGCTCGCTGGTCACGTCCGTTCCGTCGATCTTCATGTCGGACACCGACTGCGACATCGCGGTGATCAGCGAGGGCGAGATCACCATCCTGGAGCTGATGGAGAGTTACACCCGCGGCTCGTGGCAGCGGGACCTCCCGACCGTCAAGGGCATCTGCTACCGGGACGAGAAGGGGAACGCGCGCCGCACGGCGGCGCGCGGCCAGATGATGGATCTCGACGCGCTGCCCAGGATGCGGCTCGACCTGTGGCCCCAGTCGCGGTCGCCGCTCGGCATGCAGCCGCAGGTGATCGCGTCCTACAGCCGCGGCTGCAAGATGGACTGCTCGTTCTGCTACCGCACCACCCCGCAGGTGCGGGCGAAGTCGCCGGAGAAGATGGACCGCGACCTCGACTGGCTGAAGACCCAGTACGGCGTGGAGTTCTGCTTCTTCGTCGACCTCACGTTCAGCTCGCACCGCGGCCAGACCATCGAGATGTGCGACGTGATCTCCCAGCACGATCTGCGGTGGACCTGTCTCACCCGGTGCGCCGACATGGACGTGCCGCGCATCGACGCGATGCGGGAGGCGGGTGCGGACATCATCCTGTACGGCGTCGAGTCGCTCGGCCGCGAGGTGTTGCGCGAGGCCCGCAAGGGCAGCAGCGAGAACCTGACCGTCCGCGCGATGCGCACCACGTTCGAGGGCGGCGTGCGGTTCGGCTCGCTGCTCATCGTCGGTCTGCCGAACGAGACCGAGGAGTCCCTCTCGGACATGGTGCGGTTCGCCGAGCAGTACAACCACGTGACCCGGGTGAAGTACCTGTCGGCCATGCCCGGCACGACGGTGTACCAGGACGCGGTGCGGAACAAGGTGATTCGCACCGAGATCGACCACCTGAACTGGCTGTCGGTCGAACAGGCGCTGCACGAGGACGAGTTCCTGAATGTGAGCGGACTGCCCGAGCAGGTCTGCCGGGACGCGTACAAGCGGGTGTACGACGCCTACCAGCCCGGCCCGGTGATGGACTTCCGGCACTGGCCGGAGCACTTCCAGTACTTCCACCCGCAGCCGGCCGACGGCACCGAGCGGTCGACGTCGTACGCCGGGACCGGCTGGCGTGCGGAGTGGAGCTCCGCCGCCGCGCCCCTGGTTCCCGGTTCCGAGCAGTACACCTTGGACAAGGTGGCCGACCCGGAGGTGGCCGCGGTCGGGAGCACGCTGATGGACTGCGGCGCGAAGAAGCTCGCGGTGGGGGGCTGA